In Papaver somniferum cultivar HN1 chromosome 9, ASM357369v1, whole genome shotgun sequence, the genomic stretch aacacatatttcaagaaataggtaagcgagataaactcagctcgaaatagtacatttgtataatcatagtctatatagcaatacgacttttgtcccaagataggatataaagtatacttttgagtgatagataagttcaagtcttcacatgcctttttgtcgatgaagttccaccagttcctcgagcaattcttcgtttttgcatgatgaacaccatggagtctagagctcaactacactttctatcctagtccgagaattagctattaacatactagaaatcaagacttatagttttggcaactaaacttgacaaacaatcttgagataacaacgcttgcgagttcgaccgagcagttctctaaaaaATGATATTTCATATCTTTGgcgattgggaatgtttcaaattgtttaaaaagagttttcagaactagtGAAATTCTGGACACAAGGTAGGTATACTTAACATTACGCGTACCCTAGATATCTAAGTAGGCATGGAGCTACACCCGGTCTAGTGGGGACAGCAGTCCCCCCTACGATTTCCTAATTACATACTTAGGCTTTACATAATTACCACCTTAGGCTTGAAAATTTTAAGTATTTATAGATTTGTCCCCCTTATCTTTATATATTACATAGAGAGCCTTGAATCCTCTACTATAGACTTTAAAAACTATTGGTATTAGGTACTTATCATATAAAACTTGACTTAAATATCAAATTAGGTAGGAAGGAAGTGTAAAATATCAATCCAACCATCAATCTAAACATCTTACAACTTATTGGATATTTTGGTGGTATCATTTGAAGgaaaataccaaatcctaaatcCTATTATACCTATATGTATTTGTCCCCCCAAACAATAAATCCTAGCTTCGTCCCTGCATCTAAGCTCCGGAATGGGTAAGGGAACACATTCCCAGTACACGTTCACTAAGGTACTGAGTTCGTGAAAAGGAgagaggtacgcatacccagtacgcgtaccccaaGGGCCTGAGTTCGAGAACGGCTAAGGCTACACATACTCGATATGCGTATCCTAGCATCCTGAGTTCACGGACCGGTCCgtaggtatgcgtacccctacACTTACCTACCTAGTATGTTTAGcgttgctacaactctcataaacacttctaatacaactttgttcactaaatcactttgtatttgtgaatcatggtttaagtcttgagtgtCATTGAACACGAatatgcttataagttcttaagaCATAATTACCATAAactatcattgtacacggttccagTACCCTGGACCATATTGTATATTGTTCAGTGCAATTTCAAAAAactttctcacatgcttacatgaattcctaataagattTTCATTTAAACTGAGAAATTGTTTGCTTGAAAATAAAGTTATCTTATTTTGAATTCAAAACTACCATATAGTCCTGAAAGTATCTAAATAGAAAGACTTAAACAACTAGGAATTTAAATCCCTGTcacttatgtgtcctagttgcttgctagagtcgtcgtctattaacctaggtttcctctgagaaatataattaggtttacgaattAAAGATTTTACTTATGGATACGTGAAGCCAGGTCCGGATATCTTTTACCTtatagttcatgtatcctgatcttgttcttcTTGATCATCGAGGTTTTCCTTAATCTCCGATCATGAATGAGattgatgaaaatcataaatttctcttcatctcagactttgtgattcctcaagataggaaTCCAAAACTCTTCATTATTGATCGGTTTAGATTGTTCTTGTGtagtggttagtaatccaggatTCTTagttaactgagtgtaagtgtttcaGACTCGTGAGATTtcctagctttgtctattgtaaaaaaaaatttcaagCCTTAATCTAaacgatctaaagggaaatcaaataggcttatctgttagagcaaGATTAGTATAAAAAATCTTCACTTATTAGGTTAAAAAACCTCTTAGGATGTAAAAAAcgtcagccaagggaatcaattgcgtacatccttgcgaggttcaagagacgttaCGAGCAAGACTGCAGTTGAATTTCTTGAAGGGTTAATTcagtttcaactacattccagtctaaaatctgatagtaggctagtgtatgtaatgGTTTAATATAGTTTTGGTGTTCAGAGTTGGACGAGGTCTAAGGGTTATTCCACGTGCGCAGTTtttttcgttaacaaaattcttatgtgtgtgtgtgtgtgtgatttttTGTTTTTCGCATCTTTTGATTGTTAATAGTACTACACATGTTCATACTCCTAtcaaatgaaaaagttggtggtgtgcttggtaccctctccttttcaatttcaaGTACTCCCTCCATCTCAGTTTATTTGAAGGTTTAAGTATTTTCacacatattaaaaaaaatgagACTAATTTTTATCCAGATATACCCcttaataataatttttaaaatatttaaacCTCTTAGGTTTTTGTTCATGGTTTCTTGTGTCTGATgtcaatacaaaagttaatcgaGTAAAACTTAGGAAAAGAATGAAAACCTTTATCGATTATGGTACCTTCAAGTAAACTGGGACAGATGGTAGTATTATTATCCCTTGTAGGTTTGAACTTTGAAAAGACATTACGCGTGTCCTATTGAGAACACTATATAATAATATCACTTGTAGCATTGATACAACACTTAATTATGTCTTCTCCCAAaacaatcttttgttttcatagaCACACAATAACCAAATACAAATAACGATACCCAAGAGTACATATGTGATTTACCGATTTTTTTGGTTGTCAATCATACAAAGACTTGTTGTATGCTGGGAAGAGGTTTGCATTGGATCCCTTCAACAACTCTAATTGTGTGGGAGCAAATAATGATTTATAGAAAGTGTCTACGCGCCTCAAGTTAATTTATTTCGGTTTCTAATATGAATTTCCAAGTCTTACTATTCATTTACGACTCTTATGATAACTGATTATCGTGAgaagtaaaaaagataaaaaaatcttACCGCTGTATCAACTATTTACCAACAATTATAAAATAGATTTTTCTTTGGATAAAGAAGACCGGTACATGGTAGAGATTGCGAGACCCATAAGAGGGAGTGAGTAGTACGTACCAAGATACCAATGAAGTTGTTGTCCAACCGGGTTAGAATCATGCTAGGCTTACAATGTGTTTGTTTTCTCCAGACTCGAGTGATTCATCATGATTTCACCCAACTGGGTCGCACCAAATCATATCCGAATCTGATTCGATGTATCTGGATAAGAAATTATGTTGTTTTTTCCCCCCTGTTACATCTAACTCGTCTGACATGTAAAATCTAGACATGATCTACCCTCACATACCATTTACATAATACTTGGTTTCTTCAGTtttatttcatcaaaattttctttctctttttaagaATTAAGTTTTCGATTAATTTAGGATTGTTACTGACTTAATTAattattgaatcgataaagatgAAAAGGGTGTACTTGATTTCACAGTAAAAAGAAACAACTATTATCACTAGTATTGATGGTTTGTTGATTGCATGAGTGAAAAAGAAGGATGATCAAAGTTGAGGAGACATCAGTGTTAATCAGTAAAAATCAAAACCCCGCGGTTTGTAATGACGGAGGCAGAAGAAGTAAAATCCCTTCGTTATCTTTTATTTCATGAGGATGTTATTGTCTTTTTACCCAAGTCAGATCACAACAAAGTTCAGTGAGGTACATATTTGTACCTGATTCAAAAGTCTCCGAGTCAAAGGTTTGACTCGAGTCAGGGAGCGGGCagatatccaaaacttgaaaaaACCAAACAGTCTAACATCTGACTCGTCAGGAGCCTAGTCAGATGTCCGGTCAGCGGAAAACAATCACACTGTTTGTTGAGCTAGTTGGGGAAGCACCTTAGAGCAattcctatgaattaataaatttcaagttttttcatttttctcccactatggactcaacaaatatGAAAAACAGATgggcaaaccaacaaatttgaggGTTTGTTGAGTCCGGCCGTAGATCTCACGCGTGCTTGATGTAGAACCGGGCGGTTGAAACAAAAACGCTGGCGTGTGAAGCAAAAGCGCCGGCCTTTGATGTTTGACCACCCCTTGATTTTTTCTCTCCAAATCTCGGTTATTATATtatggtttattttttattatttgttttattagttaaataatcAGTGAGACTCGattcttattagtttatattaataaaatcattaGTGAGACCCAACTCTTATTAGCTGATATTGATAAAGTCACTAGTGGGACCCTAAAAtatcagatttgttcattttgtttCGGTTTCCCATAATATAAAAACGTGTTTGTTCACCCACGTagctcaacaaaaaaaaagttattgtcGATTGCCATCAGTGGCGGAGGCAGTAAAAGCAAACTGCACACTCTGCCAAACTTGCTCCAAAACCTATATTTGAATAGATTTTCAGCTCCCAAGCCATTTTTACTATCTTGCACCCCCTATTTACATTTTGCTTCCCCTGAATAGAATTTCTAGCTCCGCTCCTGATTGCCGTAGGAATTTCCCTTAGGGAAACCGTTGGAGCGATCAACCAACTCGAGCACCATGCATCATGCATCATGCATACTCGGTACCTGGAAGCTTCCTCTTCATTCAGCACTCCACGTAGGGAGGGTAGGTTCTACAGGAGGTGGAGAAGAATCTCGGGCACATGCTTTAGTACGGATAGTGCCAAGGTTTTCTTTTCTGAAACATGCTCGGAATGGTAGGACCTAGCTTAGGTATAGCCACTCCCAGGTCGCACTGCAGTTCTTAGAAAGGGAATGCTCATAAAGCACCCAGATTAAGATTGTGATGATACAAAATACTAATTGTAATGTTTCATTAGGGTAAATTCACAGATGTCCATGACTCAAATGAGATAATCAGTATATCATGATCGATTACATATCACATTTTTGTGCATAGGAGGACTTTaatcatgatgaaaatttcagTTACGGTGAACATCAAGTGCACCCATATCATGCATATGAGATTTACCTTAAGGACTTGAATCTGGCTGTTTCAAAGGGTTGTTTTCTGAGGATCTAGTTGTTATAGTCAGTTAAACTGTTAAGCAAACAATTAGATTGGATAGATTGCTGCAAGTTCAAGTGCAATGCAGTATGGATAAGGAGAAAGATGAGACCAAATATTCACCACAACACAATTACTTCAAACATAAAACTAAGATCTTTTATAAAATACTGAAGGAATTATTACTCCTTCATATTATTAGCGTTACATAAATTCATAACTCAAAACAATACAACGCAAATACATCAAAACTACAAAACATAATCGTACTAACCGACAAACGCCTTGATTGAACATGATTAAAGATTGCTCGATTGCTCGTTTAGTACGTAACAGAACATATTATACAGAGACCAATTCCAAACGTAGAATAGCAAAACCGAAGAAACCGAGATAATTAACGAAGTCTGATTCGCCTGCACGTAGCTTCCTCAAAGTCTTATCTATTTGTATCTGAAGAAAGAGTAAAATGCCAAAGGATCCAAGTTGCCCTATGTGAGAAACCGCCCTTCAAAAAGACGATTCAGTCACCACCACCATTATATATCACTTCCTAATCAAGTAATTGACGTAAGGAAGCATATAACAAACACAAACCACCAAGCAAGCTAGACACTACTAGTCGACCAACGTACCACCAACACCACGCCCACCACCGGTGGTTAGACGTGGTGTTTCCGAGTTCATTACATGATGATATAGAATTAGTAAGATGAGTGTAAGAGGGTGAATGAAGTAGTAGGGTTTGGGTTGTTATATAGGATTTTCATTTGTAGGTGATGACTGATGAGTAGTGAGTGAAAGTCACAGACAGTAATGAGAAAAGTTATTTGAGGTGGCTCTAAACAGAGAAAAAAAGgcagtttttcttcttttctttttagttatTAAAGCATAAAACACAAAAGCTGATGTATAGGATAGCAGTGAAACTTGGCTGATTGCAACTTCACCTAGCTAGCAACCTCTTTAAACCAGCATCTTCCATAGCATATGCGACCAGCCCCTTTTTTGCATCTACGTGCCCGTTTCGAGATCGTTCGATGTTTCTCGAAGAGCTTACAATGATTTTGATCCGTTATCTGTGAATGATGTAATGTTCGACTTTCTTTTAACAGTAATAATTAATTATACATTAGTTAAGGCTAATTATGCTTAATCAAGATGGAACTACTGTTCCTTAGTTCTGTTTTGAGGTTTGTTTAATCAAAATTAGTGTTATCACATGTGATTGCCATCATATGTTGTGACTTAACTGGgagtatcttttttttatttccttaaaCTTTTTATTAATATGCTGTCTTTGCTTTAACTGTCGACATTATTCTGTCATATGTTACTATTAATGGAATATCGACTGGTATTTACTTGATTAAGAAGGTAGAAACTTCTATTTATAGTATCAACTTATTCCTTTTTATTATTACAGTGGTGAATTATGACTTCATGGATCGACCATTGATGAACCTGAAAAGCCAATACATTTAAAGTTCTTATACAATTATTATTGTATTCGATGCCGGTTAGATGCCATTGGCTAGTGCAAGTCCTCCGTTGCTTTGCAATTAGGCTTTATTGGATCTGTTCATAGGGGACATATAGTTGTTTAAGCCATTTGTAGGCAGCTTCAAATATAGTAGCTTTACTTCAACACAAAATTCAACTTGCTCAACAGATCTTCGACAGGCAGGGTGTAGATGGAGTGTAAGAAAACATAGATTGTGGTGAGGGTATAGAAAATGGGATAAACGGATATCCAGCCTCCAAGCCAATCATGTACTACATGAAAATTGCCTTTTCTTTTTTGGAAGTACTGTACCAGGAAATCTATTGGGAGATTGCAATGTAGGTATGGTGGTGGTACAATGAGAAGCATATTATTTGATGCCCAAAAGCAATCAATTCCTTCCTTTTTAGTGGCTTCTGCTTTCATGTGTGGGCTACTACCTATGAACCTCCACTACTACAAAGAAAACACTGTCATAGTGTGTTGTGTTGTGTACATGGTGTAATTGGTAAAAAGGCCAATATACCCATCTAACATTTAAGAAAATTTGAGTACTTTTTGGTTGCTGGCCTAATTAGTCCTTTTTTCTCTTTGTTATTAAACAACCACTTTTGGAATTCAAAGGTGTTGCAGTACATAACTACAACCAAAAAGTTTCTCTTGTGTCGCTAAGTTGATATTAGAATACAACTAAGCGTTAGATTAGTGTCGAAACCATGACACCGGCGGCATAATTAGTTAAAACTAATTAAACTAGTGAAGATGAATACTGTTAACCCATGGTTTATGTCCAAATATGCGTTGCTTCTGTAAAACACTTATGCTCTTAAGAAAACTTGCAGCGCTGTTCGTAAGCAGTGTCATTTAGAACCCTTTGTCACCCTACTTGTTCATCCTTGTAATGGAAGCTTTCTCCAGGCAGTTGTATCATGCTGAACTAATGAACCAAATTGAGGGTATCAAAATTGCTCCAGGTGCACCATCAGTCTCACATTTATTTTTCGTGAATGACTGCTTACTATTCTTAAATGTTGATCTTCACAATGTTAATAATGTGCTGAAAATTATTGAAGACTTTGGAAATGCTTCCAGCCAGTTGGTGAATTTTAATAAATCTAGTGTATATTTCAGTGTGCATGTTCCTCAGCGCTTCTGCAAACTCTTAACTAGAAGATTGAAGGTCCCAAAGATGGACTCAAATGAGAAGTATTTGGGAATACCCCTTATCATTGGCAGAAACAAGATCCAATGTTTTTATCATCTGTTGGACAGTGTCAAGAACAAATTATCAGCATGGAATGGTAAGACAATGACGCAATGTGGTAAGTTTTTGATGATAAAGACTGCATAAATACAATCCCTCAATAATCAATGAGCTACCTCCAAGTTCCAGTAGATACAATCAACAAGATAGAGGTTGCGCGgagagatttctggtggggttTTGAAGACAAGAAAGGGACATATATTACTTCATGGAGAAAGCTGGGTTTGCATAAACATTTTGGTGGTCAAGGATTTAGAAACCCGAAGATTCTAAATCAGGCATTACTAATCAAGGTAGCGTGGAGGATTTGCACTAATACAGATGCACAATGGGTGAAAGCAATGCAGGCTAAATACTTTCCCGACACTAATTTACTCCATGCAAATATCAAGTCTAACTACTCATGGGCATGGAAAGGAGTGCAAAAACATATTCATTTTGTAAAGCATCACAGTCGATGGAGGCTAGGAAAAGGAGACAAAATAAAAATCTGATTAGATGTTTGGGTAACAGGCATGGACAGTTCACCAGTCCCTAAGGATGGTTCAGTAGATAGTGAGAACTTTGTTTGGGTTCAAGAGCTTATGACACAAGATAGAAGACAATGGAGTTCTGCTAGGATTCTACATCTTTTTGATCCAGCAACTGCTAACCTGATACTGCATATGAGAATTCCTATAGCTGCTGAAGATAAACTAATTTGGACGCTAACAAGGAATGGGATGTTTACTCTAAAATTTGCATGTAATAAATTACATGAACTTAGCTTGGGGGACCTGCAGATTTCTCCATCAATACAAGGTACTGACATCAGTTGGAAAGAGTTTTGGAACATACACACATGGCCAAGGATTAAACACTTTTTCTGGAAGTGTTTAACTGATATCTTTCTTTCAAGGGTGTGTAAATATATTAATAAACAATCACCTCTCTGCAACCATTATGATGAAAGCTCGATGCATATCCTGTTCACCTGTCCATTATCTAGAGAAGTGTGGATGATGATTCCAAGGGGGTCTAATATTCTTTCGGGAGTGCATGACAGTGTTGCTGCTATGTTTGAAAGTTGTACAACAagataaacaacaacaatcaagcaCCAGATGGTTACATACGTATTGCAATGGTGGTTTCGTGGACTATTTGGAATACAAGATGTGATGTTCATTTTCAAAACAAGATAGTTGAGCCGCAAGGGGTAGCTAGGAAATCTTTAAGTTTTGCTACCTGTATGGAGAATCTCATCAGTAGTGAACAAATGTGGATCACACTATAGCTCAACAAGCCTTAGATATTGAACCGCCCCGGACACCCCCTGCTTTTCCTTTCTTTATAATTAAATGTGATGCATCTTTTGATTCTGATACTGGACTAACAGGCGTTGCACTCATTTTACGTGACTATGCAGGAAAATGGTGGGGAAGTCTCTCAAACTGCTATGCAAGAATAAGTGACTTGGAACAGGCAGAATGCCTTGCATTTTTTGACGCTGTACATTGGAGTATAGAGATGCAGCTCAACCAAATTATATTTGAGACAGATCTTAAAGGAATGGAAGGCTATATCAACAAAGCAGCTCCAGTGATAGCGTGGAAAAATAAAGTTATTTTGCTTGATGGCATATATAGGTTAAAATCCATTGAAAGATGGGAGTGTCATTTTGTTCCAAGAAGTTGTAATAAAGTTGCTGATAAACTTACTAAATTCAGCACAAAGTTTGGTATCACTAGGATATGGCTAGATAGCGCTCCTAGTATTATTGAGAGCCAATTATTATCAGACAATTTAAGCATTTGTGGTTAATAAAATCATCCATCTTTagcataaaaaataaataaaaaagtttAACTAGTTACACCAGGGGATAGGTAGCTTGGTAAAAATCCACATCTTCCGATCCACAAACCCCATAAAGAGTGATCGTTAGTTCCCATATGCTACGTTTGATTGGGAGCCCCAATTTATAGTATGGAGAATGTGCATCACCGCGGGATCCATAGCATACTTGGCATATGTTCTCTCGGATCTCGGTTGCTGATAGCCTAATGCACTAGACAAGAATATCACATTGTTGTCGTCAAATCGATTTCCAGAAAATTAATGATAATACCACGTTTTAAGGTCATCCAAACAACACAGTCAGGTTGGCCGAGTGGTCTAAGGCGCCAGACTCAAGTTCTGGTCTTCGAGAGAGGGCGTGGGTTCAAATCCCACATCTGACAAATGTTTttaactttttatttatttttttacaaatgttttttttttcttgtcaaTTTGGGTTTGGCATTCATACATGCAGGTCCATCTTTATGTCGTTGGGCTAATCTTTTGGTGTAAACTTGAGACATGATTTATTCTTCACTATGCTGAAAGAACAAAATCATGAGGAATAACTTGTAAACAAAGGGAACAGTCATACATGGCAGAAAAGGAGTGgaactctttcatttttcttcaactTCACTTCATTCCATCCAGGAGTAAAGTCACAAAAAATCACGTTTTCATTCTTGAAATAAACAAATTCACACCAGACTTTCACTGATCTTAAGATTGTTTGAAGTTTACACTCTGCGAGATGCATGATTGATTTATCGGCGCTTGCAAAATAAATTCTTCCCGTCTGAGTACGTATCTGCCATGTCAGGTGTTCTTGTTGTTAATTCGTTTTGAGAGGGAGTAGTAAATAGTCTATAAACTAAGAATCTTAAACAACCAACATAGTTTGGGTTTCAAGGAAGAAACGGAaagtaaaagaagaagataaaaggaaaaggagaaatcaGAATCAAAGGACTAAATTATGCACAAAAACACACCATAAAAGTAAATTCTCCAACTAAGATTTAAGACACCAAAATATTCTACAACTTTTAATTTTACTATAAAACATCAAACTAAATCATGTTTTCGCTTAACTCAGCGtagaaatcaaaaaatcaaatacGCATTATGGTTCGTCAGACAGGTGTTGCCAACGGTACTCTTCCAACAACGGTGCCAGACGTGCACAAGCAACCACGACCCAGACCACGTCGATGTATAGCGATAACAATACTAACCTTGATAGCATTGCTAGGTCTTGCAGTGCTTATAAGTTGGTTAGCAGTTAGACCAAGAAGATTAGTCTACACAATTGAAGATGGCAAGGTTAAGGATTTCAACTTGCACAATAATCATCTCAACAGTACATTTGATTTCATTATAAAGGCATATAACCCAAATAATAAGGTCTCTTTGTATTATGATTCAGTAGAAGTTATTGTTTCTTATGATGATCAAACAATTGCATTTGATGTTGTTGAGCCATTTTATCAACCTAGTAGTAATGTGACTAAGTTTGAAGTGAAGCCAATGGCTAAATCTGTTTCGTTACTTGGGTCAGTGGCTAAAGATCTAAAGTTTGAGAAATCATCTGGTCAAGTTGAGATTGATGTTAGATTGAAGGCTAAGATTCGGTTTAAACTTGGGATCTGGAAATCTTCTCATTATAGTCTAAGGGTGTCTTGTTCTTCTGTAGTTGTTCATTTGCATTCATCTAAGTCATTTGAAAGAACTTCTTGTGATGTAGATACTTGAGAGCTGAAATTACATGcaacttctcttctttctttttttcgttttcttgttttcttttattcattcgtactagatttgtgcccgtggtATGCATCGggcattttttttctctttgacgCGTGGCGATGTATTTTCGATTTAGTGTGGCGCGATGAATACATTGAGTGATAGATTCATAATGTTAAAAACAAATTCAGGGATGTGGATATAGGTGGGGGTGACAAACTGCCTTCAAGCTCTTCTACCATGACAATGTAAGATGGGTCCGACGGTCAACTTTTGGTGCAGTACTGCAGTAGAGACCAAGGAGACACAAATGGATGATGCACCATTGTCTGGTAATGCAAGACTAATAAGCACATAAGCCAAAATTTTAAGTTTGAACGTAAGATTATTAAATATATGTATTCGACTAAGATTGCATCTACGCAAAATTATCTATCAAGGTAGATGATAATAAATCAACACACATCCCTATGAAGCATTAATGAAGTTACACCTATATTAGAGCAGCCAGAGTATTACCTGGGGAAAAAAATCAGAAACTTGGGATGTATATTGATGCTCCAAGGCACCCAGCTCACTAACGGCCTTCAAATTGAACTCAGTGCGATCTATGGTTCCGGCGATTTGAAAATTAAAGGGTTTACCACCTGCATACACTACCACATGGACAATTCAGGGGGAAAGTTAATTAACAGACTGGAAAACAAAGGGGGAAAGTTAATATAAAGTGAAAAACACAGTAATCACATTTCTCTTAGATTGGTTATTACGGGGATATCCAGCTTGAAGTGGAGAGCATCCTTTGCAGACGCGGGAGGGGTGATGGTGTTAACATGATGCTATATAAGGAAATAAAGATGAGAAAATAAATATGATGCCACAAAGGACTACACAAACATCAAATAAGAAAAACATGTTCCCTTTTAACATATACTCCGGAGAAAACCACGAAAATGTATGGTTGGTAAATCACTTGATCTTCCAAGCAACAACTGAGCCATCACCGCTATTGTATACAATATTGGTTAGTACATAAATAGGATAAATACACTGTTGAGTCTATCCTTTGATGTCCAGAAAATAACGATAACTGGTGCGTCAATCTATGAAAAGTAAGACAATCGTTAACGAACACAAAATTGATCACCAGTTACCATTTAGGATTAACTCCATCTCGATGACAGAAATATCGGTGCGGTGTTAAAAAACCCTATG encodes the following:
- the LOC113308212 gene encoding uncharacterized protein At1g08160-like, producing the protein MVRQTGVANGTLPTTVPDVHKQPRPRPRRCIAITILTLIALLGLAVLISWLAVRPRRLVYTIEDGKVKDFNLHNNHLNSTFDFIIKAYNPNNKVSLYYDSVEVIVSYDDQTIAFDVVEPFYQPSSNVTKFEVKPMAKSVSLLGSVAKDLKFEKSSGQVEIDVRLKAKIRFKLGIWKSSHYSLRVSCSSVVVHLHSSKSFERTSCDVDT